A single genomic interval of Candidatus Binataceae bacterium harbors:
- the ileS gene encoding isoleucine--tRNA ligase, with amino-acid sequence MAERDYKATLKLPKTDFPMKANLPKREPETLARWKADGLYAQLLAARREAPAWVLHDGPPYANGRVHFGTALNKILKDFIVRSRASLGYRTPYVPGWDCHGMPIEHQVARDLGDKIRTIPKLEIRKLCREFAEKWIDIQREEFIRLGVTGDWANPYLTFAPEYEAAEIGVLRELLDAGFIYRDLRPVHWCFDCRTALAEAEVEYRDHTSTAIYVAFGLNQNAGDAAALAVDAADGAALAAAHRAGRLYAVIWTTTPWTLPANLGIVLNENFDYTALQVGNNCYIVAERLAEAVEQACGLQVARRIPLKREALKALDGRDLFRHPFADRDGRLMFGDHVTADAGTGLVHTAPGHGYEDFVIGNKYGLETFTPVDDAGRFTAAAGEWAGRNVFEANPSIVEHLRALGALLKAEPFEHSYPHCWRCKNPLIFRATEQWFLRIDHKGLRARAIAEIDRVQWVPAWARDRIRNMVEARPDWCLSRQRAWGVPIPALKCAKCEKVTLDSAVVQRAQEIFAREGSDAWYARPVADFAGGLRCPACTGAEFVKQEDVLDVWFDSGCSHAAVLTKSRGLEWPCDAYVEGVDQTRGWFQVSLITAAAVNGRAPYSTVVSHGLALDELGRKMSKSLGNFEYASEVVNRIGADVFRLVFASVDYSSDMNVGDNLFSAVTEAYRKLRNTCRYMLGNLADFEPARDTVAPASMLEFDRFVMARLERLKATVRRAYEEFDFQTAYHAILNFVVIDLSSLYIDVARDRLYCDGRDSRERRSAQTALYLMLDALVRMLAPLIPFTADEIYSHVPGRTGSSVHLLTLAEPDPRFVDADLEARWSGLMQVRDQALKVLETMRQAGAIGAPLEARLSLGVVGSEHRSVTDALNHYRAGLKDLFIVSEVSLLADGEVARFKAGANGDDAFNGDGRFGRIGAQPPVVVVGERAPGLKCQRCWCYYDDGGHSDLCVRCRALVAAEAT; translated from the coding sequence GTGGCAGAGCGCGATTACAAGGCAACCCTGAAACTTCCGAAGACGGACTTCCCGATGAAGGCGAATCTGCCGAAACGGGAGCCGGAGACGCTGGCCCGCTGGAAGGCGGACGGTTTGTACGCGCAACTGCTTGCGGCGCGCCGCGAAGCGCCTGCGTGGGTCCTGCACGACGGTCCGCCATACGCCAACGGCCGCGTGCATTTCGGCACCGCGCTCAACAAAATTCTCAAGGATTTCATCGTACGCTCGCGGGCGTCGCTCGGCTATCGCACACCCTACGTTCCGGGCTGGGATTGCCACGGGATGCCAATCGAGCATCAGGTTGCGCGCGACCTCGGCGACAAGATTCGCACGATTCCGAAACTCGAAATACGCAAGCTCTGCCGCGAGTTCGCCGAGAAGTGGATCGACATCCAACGCGAGGAATTTATCCGGCTCGGAGTAACGGGCGACTGGGCGAATCCTTATCTGACTTTCGCTCCTGAGTACGAAGCGGCGGAAATCGGCGTGCTGCGCGAACTGCTCGACGCCGGCTTTATCTATCGCGACCTGCGGCCGGTGCACTGGTGCTTCGATTGCCGCACCGCGCTCGCCGAGGCCGAGGTCGAGTACCGCGATCACACTTCGACCGCGATCTATGTGGCCTTCGGGCTGAATCAGAATGCGGGCGACGCCGCGGCGCTCGCGGTCGATGCGGCGGACGGCGCGGCCCTGGCGGCGGCGCATCGCGCGGGCCGGCTCTACGCGGTCATCTGGACGACGACGCCGTGGACGCTGCCGGCCAACCTCGGCATCGTGCTCAACGAAAACTTCGATTACACGGCATTACAAGTCGGCAACAATTGCTACATCGTGGCAGAGCGGCTGGCCGAAGCGGTCGAGCAGGCGTGCGGACTGCAGGTCGCACGACGGATTCCGCTCAAGCGCGAGGCGCTCAAGGCGCTCGACGGCCGCGACCTCTTCCGCCATCCCTTTGCCGACCGCGACGGCCGCCTGATGTTCGGCGATCACGTCACCGCCGACGCCGGTACGGGGCTGGTGCACACCGCGCCCGGCCACGGTTACGAAGACTTCGTAATCGGCAACAAGTACGGCCTCGAAACCTTCACGCCGGTTGACGACGCCGGGCGCTTTACCGCTGCGGCAGGCGAATGGGCGGGCCGCAACGTCTTCGAAGCGAACCCGTCGATCGTTGAGCATCTGCGCGCCCTTGGCGCGCTGCTCAAAGCGGAGCCGTTTGAGCACAGCTATCCGCATTGCTGGCGATGCAAGAATCCGCTGATCTTCCGCGCGACCGAGCAATGGTTCTTGCGGATCGATCATAAAGGGCTGCGCGCGCGCGCGATCGCCGAGATCGATCGCGTGCAGTGGGTTCCCGCTTGGGCGCGCGATCGGATACGCAACATGGTCGAGGCGCGGCCCGACTGGTGTCTCTCGCGCCAGCGCGCGTGGGGCGTGCCGATCCCGGCGCTCAAGTGCGCGAAGTGTGAGAAAGTCACGCTCGACAGCGCGGTTGTGCAGCGCGCGCAGGAGATCTTCGCCCGCGAAGGCTCTGACGCGTGGTACGCGCGGCCAGTCGCGGATTTCGCCGGCGGTTTGCGCTGCCCGGCGTGCACGGGCGCTGAATTCGTCAAGCAGGAGGACGTGCTCGACGTCTGGTTCGACTCCGGATGCTCCCACGCCGCGGTCCTGACCAAGTCGCGCGGGCTTGAGTGGCCCTGCGACGCCTATGTCGAGGGCGTCGATCAGACGCGCGGATGGTTTCAGGTCTCACTCATCACCGCCGCCGCCGTGAATGGTCGCGCGCCGTACTCGACTGTCGTCAGTCACGGCCTTGCGCTCGACGAACTCGGCCGCAAGATGTCGAAGTCGCTGGGCAATTTCGAGTACGCGTCAGAGGTGGTTAATCGGATCGGCGCCGACGTGTTCCGCCTGGTCTTCGCGTCGGTCGATTACAGCTCCGACATGAACGTCGGGGACAACCTTTTCAGCGCCGTGACCGAGGCCTATCGCAAGCTGCGCAACACCTGCCGCTACATGCTTGGGAATCTCGCCGATTTCGAGCCGGCGCGCGATACGGTCGCGCCCGCATCGATGCTGGAGTTCGATCGCTTCGTGATGGCGCGCCTGGAGCGGCTCAAGGCGACGGTGCGGCGTGCATACGAGGAGTTCGATTTCCAGACGGCCTATCACGCGATCCTGAATTTCGTCGTGATCGATCTGAGCTCGCTATATATCGATGTTGCGCGTGATCGGCTCTACTGCGACGGGCGTGATTCGCGCGAGCGACGTTCCGCACAGACGGCGCTTTACCTGATGCTCGACGCGTTGGTGCGGATGCTCGCGCCGCTGATTCCCTTCACAGCCGACGAAATCTATTCGCACGTGCCCGGGCGAACCGGGAGCAGCGTCCATCTGCTGACGCTGGCGGAGCCCGACCCGCGCTTTGTTGATGCTGACCTCGAAGCCCGCTGGAGTGGCCTGATGCAGGTGCGGGATCAGGCGCTCAAGGTGCTTGAGACCATGCGTCAAGCCGGCGCGATCGGCGCGCCGCTCGAAGCGCGCCTGAGTCTCGGCGTCGTCGGGTCGGAGCATCGTAGCGTGACTGACGCGCTGAATCATTATCGCGCCGGACTCAAGGATCTCTTCATTGTCTCGGAAGTGTCGTTGCTGGCCGACGGCGAGGTCGCAAGATTCAAAGCCGGCGCAAACGGCGACGACGCCTTCAATGGCGACGGTAGATTCGGGCGTATCGGCGCGCAGCCCCCGGTCGTGGTCGTAGGTGAACGCGCGCCCGGGCTCAAATGCCAACGATGCTGGTGCTACTACGACGACGGCGGCCATTCGGACCTCTGCGTGCGCTGTCGCGCACTCGTCGCCGCTGAAGCCACGTGA
- a CDS encoding YifB family Mg chelatase-like AAA ATPase has protein sequence MLASVLSSAIAGVDAFAVEVEVDIGGGAPSFRMVGLAEGAVREAYDRMRSAIRNSGYEFPGSKITINLAPADTRKEGSAFDLPMALGILAGAGMIEKRERLDRYLVLGELALDGRIKPVKGALPSALLARARKMDGIVLPRENAAEASVIGEGVAVIGVETLQESIEFFEELRTPPPANANLSELFEAASRYDLDFSEVKGQEQSKRALEVAAAGGHNVLMIGPPGSGKTMLAKRLPTILPAMTFEEAIEATKVHSVAGILDGLALIATRPFRSPHHTISDAGLIGGGPFPRPGEVSLAHNGVLFLDELPEFRKNVLEVLRQPLEDNRITIARVLGTVTFPASVMLVAAMNPCPCGFFTDSQHECSCSPIVIQRYRSRISGPLLDRIDIHIEVPAVKYRELTDRTSSETSLTIRERVNRARALQLERFRGLSIYCNAQMGARQLHACCQVESGGERLLELAINRLGLSARAYTRILKVARTIADLDDGGPLQAHHLSEAIQYRSLDRLAL, from the coding sequence TTGTTAGCCAGCGTACTCTCCAGCGCGATCGCCGGGGTTGACGCCTTCGCGGTTGAGGTCGAAGTCGATATCGGCGGCGGCGCGCCCTCCTTCCGCATGGTCGGGCTGGCCGAGGGCGCCGTCCGCGAGGCCTACGACCGGATGCGCTCGGCGATTCGCAACTCCGGCTACGAGTTCCCCGGCAGCAAAATCACCATCAACCTCGCGCCCGCGGATACCCGCAAGGAGGGCTCCGCTTTCGACTTGCCGATGGCACTGGGCATCCTCGCCGGGGCGGGCATGATCGAAAAGCGCGAACGTCTCGACCGCTATCTGGTGTTGGGCGAACTGGCGCTGGACGGCCGAATCAAGCCGGTCAAGGGCGCACTACCCAGCGCGCTGCTCGCGCGTGCGCGCAAAATGGACGGGATCGTGCTGCCGCGCGAGAATGCCGCGGAGGCTTCCGTGATCGGTGAAGGCGTCGCAGTAATCGGCGTCGAGACCCTCCAGGAGTCGATCGAATTCTTCGAGGAGTTGCGCACGCCGCCCCCGGCCAATGCCAATTTAAGCGAACTCTTCGAGGCCGCCAGCCGCTATGACCTCGATTTCAGTGAAGTCAAGGGTCAGGAGCAGTCCAAACGCGCGCTCGAAGTCGCCGCCGCCGGCGGCCACAACGTTCTGATGATCGGGCCGCCCGGCTCCGGCAAGACGATGCTCGCGAAGCGGCTCCCGACCATCCTGCCCGCCATGACCTTCGAGGAGGCGATCGAAGCCACCAAGGTCCATAGCGTCGCGGGCATCCTCGACGGCCTGGCGCTTATCGCCACGCGGCCGTTTCGCTCACCGCATCATACGATTTCCGACGCCGGACTGATCGGCGGCGGACCGTTCCCGCGTCCCGGCGAAGTCAGCCTAGCGCACAACGGCGTCTTGTTTCTCGACGAGCTTCCCGAATTTCGTAAGAACGTCCTCGAAGTCCTGCGCCAGCCGCTCGAAGACAACCGCATCACGATCGCTCGCGTGCTCGGCACCGTGACCTTCCCGGCCAGCGTGATGCTGGTTGCGGCGATGAATCCCTGTCCGTGCGGTTTCTTCACCGATTCGCAGCACGAATGTAGCTGCTCGCCGATCGTGATCCAGCGCTATCGCTCGCGCATCTCGGGGCCGCTGCTCGATCGCATCGATATACATATCGAGGTGCCCGCGGTTAAGTATCGCGAGTTGACCGATCGCACTTCGAGCGAGACTTCGCTGACGATTCGCGAGCGGGTCAATCGCGCCCGCGCGCTTCAGCTCGAACGCTTTCGCGGCTTGTCGATCTATTGCAATGCCCAGATGGGCGCGCGCCAGTTGCACGCCTGTTGCCAGGTCGAGAGCGGCGGCGAGCGGCTACTCGAGCTCGCGATCAACCGCCTCGGACTGAGCGCGCGCGCCTACACGCGAATCCTCAAGGTCGCGCGCACCATCGCCGACCTCGACGACGGCGGTCCGCTCCAAGCCCATCACCTGAGCGAGGCGATTCAGTATCGCTCCCTCGACCGCCTCGCGCTGTAA
- the ffh gene encoding signal recognition particle protein translates to MFDTLSDRLEGVFKKLRGQGRITERNIEEALGEVRRALLEADVNIKVVRDFVDHVKKKALGQEVLRSLSPEQHLIRFVANELREVMGGQARELDLKVKPPVKIMLVGLQGSGKTTSLAKLALFLKNERKRHPLMVSTDIYRPAAMEQLRVLGAQIGVPVVESREDQDPVEIVSRALAKADLAGHDALLIDTAGRLQIDEELMDELARLKGTAQPHHTILVADAMTGQDAVNVAQGFHDRLKISGLILTKLDSDARGGAALSVRAITGAPILFAGMGEKLDALEVFHPDRLASRILGMGDMLSLIEKAQQNFDQGQAKELERKLKKNEFTIEDFGEQLKTIKKMGSIGDLLGMIPGLKKIAGATDTDEARREMLRIQAIIDSMTIQERRNHLLLNGRRRARIAGGSGTSVQEVNRFLKQFDQMRKVMKKVTKMGAGGAMMRGLGFGR, encoded by the coding sequence ATGTTCGACACTCTAAGTGATCGCCTCGAAGGCGTTTTCAAGAAACTTCGCGGCCAAGGTCGGATCACCGAGCGCAATATCGAGGAAGCGCTCGGCGAGGTGCGGCGCGCGCTGCTCGAGGCCGACGTCAATATTAAGGTCGTTCGCGATTTCGTCGATCATGTAAAAAAGAAAGCCCTCGGCCAGGAGGTGCTGCGCTCACTCAGCCCCGAGCAGCACCTGATCCGCTTCGTCGCTAACGAATTGCGCGAGGTGATGGGCGGGCAGGCGCGCGAGCTCGACCTCAAGGTTAAGCCGCCCGTCAAGATCATGCTCGTCGGCCTGCAAGGCTCCGGCAAGACGACCTCGCTGGCCAAGCTCGCGCTCTTTCTGAAGAACGAACGCAAGCGCCATCCCCTGATGGTCTCGACCGACATCTACCGCCCGGCCGCAATGGAGCAGTTGCGCGTGCTCGGCGCTCAGATCGGCGTCCCGGTCGTGGAGAGCCGCGAGGATCAGGACCCGGTCGAGATCGTCAGCCGCGCGCTGGCGAAAGCTGATTTAGCCGGGCACGACGCGCTCCTCATCGATACTGCCGGTCGCCTGCAGATCGACGAAGAGCTGATGGACGAGCTGGCGCGGCTCAAGGGCACCGCGCAGCCGCATCATACGATCCTGGTCGCCGACGCGATGACCGGTCAGGACGCCGTCAACGTCGCCCAAGGCTTTCACGACCGGCTCAAGATTTCCGGCCTGATCCTGACCAAGCTCGACAGTGACGCGCGCGGCGGCGCGGCGCTCTCGGTGCGCGCGATCACCGGAGCGCCAATCCTCTTCGCCGGCATGGGCGAAAAGCTCGACGCGCTCGAGGTCTTCCATCCTGACCGCCTCGCCTCGCGCATCCTCGGCATGGGCGACATGCTGAGCCTAATCGAAAAGGCCCAGCAAAATTTTGATCAAGGCCAGGCCAAGGAGCTCGAGCGCAAGCTCAAGAAAAACGAATTCACGATCGAGGATTTCGGCGAGCAGCTCAAGACCATCAAAAAGATGGGCTCGATCGGTGATCTGCTCGGCATGATCCCCGGCCTCAAGAAGATTGCCGGCGCCACCGACACCGATGAGGCCCGCCGCGAGATGCTGCGCATTCAGGCCATCATCGACTCGATGACGATTCAGGAGCGGCGCAATCATCTGCTGCTCAACGGCCGCCGCCGCGCCCGGATCGCCGGCGGCAGCGGCACCTCGGTGCAGGAAGTTAATCGCTTTCTCAAGCAATTTGACCAGATGCGCAAGGTCATGAAGAAAGTCACCAAGATGGGCGCCGGCGGCGCGATGATGCGCGGACTTGGGTTTGGGCGCTAG
- the lspA gene encoding signal peptidase II has product MSSALARNLAGATTRPARNHVALMLGLVTLPVLLLDQMSKHLVSTHFELYQSRPIVPGWLDLAYTLNPGAAFSLFATMPAGFRHVFFIVLSFGAIVVLTVLLAREASMRSSAIAFALILGGTIGNLIDRLMRGRVVDFIYFHHGWFSYPVFNFADSAITIGVALILIFSAFGSSPPQT; this is encoded by the coding sequence GTGAGTTCCGCGCTCGCCCGGAACCTGGCCGGCGCGACCACGAGGCCTGCCCGCAATCACGTTGCGCTGATGCTCGGACTCGTGACGCTTCCAGTTCTGCTGCTCGATCAGATGAGCAAGCATCTGGTGAGCACGCACTTCGAGCTGTACCAGAGCCGGCCAATCGTGCCGGGCTGGCTCGATTTGGCCTATACGCTGAATCCCGGCGCTGCCTTCAGCCTGTTTGCGACGATGCCCGCGGGCTTCCGTCACGTCTTCTTCATCGTGCTTTCGTTCGGTGCGATCGTGGTGCTGACCGTGCTGCTGGCCCGGGAGGCGAGCATGCGCTCATCCGCGATCGCGTTCGCGCTCATCCTGGGCGGCACGATCGGCAATCTGATCGATCGCCTGATGCGCGGCCGCGTCGTTGATTTCATCTATTTCCATCATGGCTGGTTCAGCTATCCGGTTTTCAACTTTGCCGACAGCGCGATCACGATCGGCGTCGCGCTGATTCTGATCTTCAGTGCATTCGGCTCAAGCCCGCCGCAGACTTGA
- a CDS encoding tetratricopeptide repeat protein, whose product MDILKFLIQFGGLFFEYPRRIAIAVVALTAIFAYFRYWYLRDYRGEQRFALWRSVIVFSLGVAIVSSIIGWLTYRYWGLPCSFTDGQIGILIAEVPGDQNREQQSAYQNSIFLQFQSSEQLRGIAHVKQIERPLPPDADDQQAEALKIGRWLRAALVLRPFVVEGTQEPWLTVVNPQRIFQPQSNLEEFPSSQLATLDKLPLPQEIAQIAKTVLALALGARGSYKEAAQILSDVLKSGRLPEATASREALDHLRGNYLLLSGNTIEAIAEYKEALRLNPNDAEVDNDLALALNTNGQHDEAITQLKEALRLEPGLAAAHNNLGAAFDVEGRHDAAIPEYREALRLNPDLATAHNNLGIALNSEGQHDAAIAEYKQALRLNPGYAAAHDNLGAALDHEGQHAAAIAEYRKALRLDPDFALAHYNLGAALYFEGQPDAAVAEFEKAIRVNPNYAEAHNALGGALEAEGQHDAAIAEFKEAIHLDPGDARPHYNLGYMFYGEGLPDAAIAELKNAIRLNPDYAKAHYALGIALNAEGQHDAAVAELKEAFRLNPDLFEAGKAH is encoded by the coding sequence GTGGACATACTCAAGTTCCTTATCCAATTTGGTGGCCTCTTCTTTGAGTATCCACGGCGAATAGCAATTGCCGTCGTAGCCCTGACGGCAATCTTCGCGTACTTTCGCTACTGGTATCTACGCGATTACCGAGGCGAGCAAAGATTCGCCCTCTGGCGTTCGGTAATCGTTTTTTCGTTGGGCGTAGCAATTGTGTCGTCAATAATCGGCTGGCTGACGTACAGATATTGGGGTTTGCCATGTTCCTTCACGGACGGACAAATCGGCATATTGATTGCCGAAGTGCCTGGGGACCAAAATCGCGAACAGCAGAGCGCGTACCAAAACAGCATATTTCTTCAGTTCCAAAGCAGCGAGCAGTTGCGGGGGATCGCGCACGTAAAGCAGATCGAGCGGCCTCTTCCTCCTGATGCTGATGACCAGCAAGCTGAAGCGCTCAAAATCGGCCGTTGGCTCCGAGCTGCTCTTGTCCTGCGGCCTTTCGTGGTGGAAGGCACCCAAGAACCTTGGCTGACCGTAGTGAATCCCCAGCGTATCTTCCAACCCCAGTCTAATCTTGAGGAATTTCCGAGCTCACAACTCGCCACGCTCGATAAGTTGCCTCTTCCTCAGGAGATCGCTCAAATTGCCAAGACCGTTTTGGCGCTCGCGCTAGGCGCCCGCGGGTCCTACAAGGAAGCGGCCCAAATTCTCAGCGACGTATTGAAGTCAGGTCGCTTGCCTGAGGCCACTGCGAGTCGTGAAGCCCTGGATCATCTGCGCGGCAATTATCTCCTTTTATCTGGGAACACCATTGAAGCGATCGCCGAATACAAGGAAGCCCTCCGCCTCAACCCGAACGACGCGGAGGTGGACAATGACCTGGCTCTTGCCCTTAATACCAATGGGCAGCACGACGAGGCCATTACTCAGCTCAAGGAGGCCCTCCGCCTCGAACCCGGCCTTGCCGCGGCCCACAACAACTTGGGGGCTGCGTTTGATGTCGAGGGCCGACACGACGCCGCCATCCCCGAGTACAGAGAAGCCCTCCGTCTCAATCCCGACCTTGCCACGGCCCACAACAACCTTGGTATTGCGCTTAATTCCGAAGGCCAGCACGACGCCGCCATCGCCGAATACAAGCAAGCCCTGCGTCTTAATCCCGGCTATGCCGCGGCCCACGACAACTTAGGCGCTGCCCTTGATCACGAGGGCCAGCACGCCGCCGCCATCGCCGAGTATAGAAAAGCCCTCCGTCTCGATCCCGACTTTGCCCTAGCCCACTACAACCTGGGGGCCGCACTTTATTTCGAAGGCCAACCCGATGCTGCCGTAGCCGAATTTGAGAAAGCCATCCGCGTCAATCCTAACTATGCGGAGGCCCACAACGCCCTAGGGGGTGCGCTAGAGGCCGAAGGCCAGCACGATGCAGCCATCGCCGAGTTCAAGGAGGCCATCCACCTCGATCCCGGCGATGCCAGGCCCCACTATAACTTGGGTTATATGTTCTATGGCGAGGGACTGCCTGACGCTGCTATCGCTGAGCTCAAGAATGCCATTCGCCTTAATCCCGACTATGCCAAGGCCCACTACGCCCTCGGCATTGCGCTTAATGCCGAGGGCCAGCACGACGCCGCCGTCGCTGAGCTAAAGGAAGCTTTCCGCCTGAATCCCGACTTGTTCGAGGCAGGCAAAGCACATTAG
- a CDS encoding CoA transferase — MALLPLEGIRVLDFTWVVAGPVATRILADHGAEVIKLERRPGPLGSRQTGLQGELHRNKRSIAVNMSHPRGIEIARRLARLSDLVMDNFSARVMRGWGMDYASLSPIKPDIISISMSGLGHTGPRASYVSYGPTLQALGGYTLLMAEASGAPAGFGYSYADMCGGYTGALAALIALWHRRRTGQGQFVDLSQFEAVTSVIGPALLDIAVNGREQSPPQYRSQEAPAAPHGVYRCLPLRETADSARRGHSEDDDRWIAISVGTQAEWERFVAAIGAPAWTGAAKFRTLYLRIRNSAELDENVTRWTLAQDAEEAMARLQSAGVAAGVVCNGADLCARNPQLQARNFWSTVTLPDGATTRVTGIPAHSSPPLASIRTPSPLIGSANEYVLGELLGHDAAVRAELIACGAVWE, encoded by the coding sequence ATGGCCCTTCTGCCGCTGGAAGGTATCCGCGTGCTCGACTTCACCTGGGTGGTGGCCGGTCCGGTCGCCACGCGGATCCTCGCCGACCACGGCGCGGAAGTGATCAAGCTCGAACGGCGGCCCGGCCCGCTGGGTTCGCGTCAGACTGGCCTGCAAGGCGAGCTCCATCGCAACAAACGCTCGATCGCAGTGAACATGTCGCATCCGCGCGGCATCGAGATCGCGCGCCGCCTTGCACGGCTCAGCGACCTCGTGATGGACAACTTCTCGGCGCGCGTGATGCGCGGATGGGGCATGGATTACGCCAGCCTGTCGCCGATCAAGCCCGACATCATCAGCATCAGTATGTCCGGGCTGGGCCATACCGGCCCGCGCGCCAGCTACGTCAGTTACGGGCCGACGCTCCAGGCACTTGGCGGCTACACGCTCCTGATGGCGGAGGCGAGCGGCGCGCCCGCCGGTTTCGGCTACTCATACGCTGATATGTGCGGGGGGTATACGGGAGCGCTGGCCGCGCTGATCGCGCTTTGGCATCGACGGCGCACAGGTCAAGGACAGTTCGTCGATCTCTCGCAGTTCGAGGCGGTTACGAGCGTGATCGGCCCGGCCCTGCTCGATATCGCGGTTAATGGGCGGGAGCAGTCGCCGCCGCAGTATCGCTCGCAAGAGGCGCCGGCGGCGCCGCATGGGGTCTATCGATGCCTTCCGCTTCGGGAGACGGCCGACTCCGCGCGGCGCGGCCATAGCGAAGACGACGACCGCTGGATCGCGATCAGCGTCGGCACGCAGGCCGAGTGGGAGCGCTTCGTTGCCGCGATCGGCGCGCCCGCGTGGACCGGCGCGGCGAAGTTCCGCACACTCTATTTGCGGATACGAAATTCAGCAGAGCTGGACGAAAACGTCACGCGCTGGACGCTCGCGCAGGATGCCGAAGAGGCGATGGCGCGGCTGCAGTCGGCAGGCGTAGCCGCCGGCGTGGTCTGCAACGGTGCGGATTTGTGCGCCCGCAATCCGCAGCTTCAGGCGCGGAATTTCTGGAGCACCGTCACCCTGCCGGACGGCGCAACGACACGCGTAACCGGGATACCTGCCCATTCGTCCCCGCCGCTGGCCTCGATTCGCACGCCCTCGCCGTTGATCGGTTCCGCGAACGAATACGTACTCGGCGAGTTGCTCGGCCACGACGCTGCCGTGCGCGCGGAGCTAATCGCGTGCGGCGCGGTATGGGAGTGA
- a CDS encoding CoA transferase — MSALQGLRVLDLTDYRAGLCARLMADMGADVIKIEPPGGDPGRRIGPFLDDQPHRDRSQFFWFYNLNKRSVTLDLHQPAGAEILLKLAGSADIIIENFAPGVLRDLGLGWDLLHRLNPALILLSIAPFGQSGPFRDYLADDTVLAAQGGMLYVNGSPGQQPVRPLGLQAYHASAYFGAIETLCVLFARDRDGTGQWIDLSMQEATAAAVEHVAGSYFGEGRVEPRRGTLHWSRYFRVGRCRDGYIMHCTLGDWTSLVEWVASDGMAQDLVEPQWIDVVYRAEHAEHLFDVLDEWVKNYTCDELLEHAQTLRLPYASVRHPEALFTDEQLAARGYFVEVEHPELGRSFRYPGAPYLFSGSPWRLYRRPPPLGEHTNEVLRDELGLDAGELAALAAEGII, encoded by the coding sequence ATGAGCGCCTTGCAGGGACTGCGCGTGCTCGATCTCACCGACTATCGCGCCGGACTCTGCGCGCGCCTGATGGCGGACATGGGCGCCGACGTGATCAAGATCGAACCGCCCGGCGGCGACCCCGGACGGCGGATCGGCCCCTTTCTTGATGATCAGCCCCATCGCGATCGCAGCCAGTTCTTCTGGTTTTACAACTTGAACAAACGCTCGGTCACGCTCGATCTTCACCAACCCGCGGGCGCGGAGATTCTGCTCAAGCTCGCGGGCTCGGCGGACATCATCATCGAGAACTTCGCCCCCGGCGTCCTGCGCGATCTTGGTCTCGGATGGGACCTGCTGCATCGCCTCAACCCGGCGCTGATCCTGCTCTCGATCGCGCCGTTTGGACAGAGCGGGCCGTTTCGCGATTATCTCGCCGATGACACCGTGTTGGCGGCGCAGGGCGGAATGCTCTATGTCAACGGCTCGCCCGGACAACAACCCGTGCGCCCGCTAGGTTTGCAGGCCTATCACGCATCAGCCTACTTCGGCGCGATCGAGACCCTGTGTGTGCTCTTTGCCCGCGATCGCGACGGTACCGGCCAGTGGATCGATCTCAGTATGCAGGAGGCGACCGCAGCCGCGGTCGAGCATGTCGCCGGCAGCTACTTTGGCGAGGGCCGCGTCGAGCCGCGTCGCGGCACGCTCCATTGGAGCCGTTATTTCCGCGTCGGGCGATGCCGCGATGGCTACATCATGCATTGCACGCTGGGCGACTGGACCTCGCTGGTCGAATGGGTAGCGTCCGACGGGATGGCGCAAGATCTCGTCGAGCCGCAATGGATCGATGTGGTCTATCGCGCCGAGCACGCCGAGCACCTGTTCGACGTGCTCGATGAATGGGTGAAGAATTACACTTGCGACGAGCTGCTTGAACACGCACAGACCCTGCGTCTGCCCTATGCCAGCGTCCGCCATCCCGAGGCGCTCTTCACGGATGAGCAACTCGCCGCGCGCGGCTACTTTGTCGAGGTCGAGCATCCGGAGCTGGGCCGCAGCTTCCGCTACCCTGGCGCGCCCTATCTCTTCAGCGGATCGCCCTGGCGGCTCTATCGGCGGCCACCGCCCCTCGGTGAGCATACGAACGAGGTTCTGCGCGACGAACTCGGTCTCGACGCCGGCGAACTCGCGGCGCTCGCCGCTGAGGGAATCATCTGA
- a CDS encoding DUF2141 domain-containing protein, whose translation MVNLKSSIIARWMVVIVASAGGLIAAATLAADAGSNTAPGIRVVVSGLRNDHGRVGCGLFKGPDGFPRDASREFRGMYVPISGGVAVFNFANVPAGTYAATVLHDENENGKMDFNWIGMPTKGYGFSNNAKATFSPPSFAAASFKYPGTGIVTAPITIVYR comes from the coding sequence ATGGTGAATCTGAAATCGAGCATAATCGCCCGCTGGATGGTTGTGATCGTGGCGAGCGCAGGCGGGTTGATCGCTGCGGCGACTCTGGCCGCAGACGCGGGTTCGAATACCGCGCCAGGCATCCGCGTGGTCGTCAGCGGTCTCCGCAACGATCATGGGCGCGTTGGTTGCGGTCTTTTCAAAGGCCCTGACGGCTTTCCGCGCGACGCCTCTCGCGAGTTCCGCGGGATGTATGTCCCGATCAGCGGTGGTGTCGCGGTCTTCAATTTTGCGAATGTGCCCGCCGGCACCTACGCGGCCACCGTCCTGCACGACGAGAATGAGAACGGCAAGATGGACTTCAACTGGATTGGGATGCCGACCAAAGGGTATGGCTTTTCCAACAATGCCAAAGCCACTTTCTCACCGCCGTCGTTCGCTGCAGCAAGCTTTAAGTACCCCGGCACCGGCATCGTAACGGCCCCGATTACGATCGTATATCGATGA